TGTGCGCCCCCGCCACCCCACGCAATGGGGATGAAACGGAGGACTTTTTCAAAGGAACCTCATCCCGGAGCAGAAGCTCCCGGACGGGGTATCAACATATCTGGCGTTGACTTTTGGCACGCTGTTGAGTTCTCAAGGAACGGACGCTTCCTTCAGGCCCTTTTCACCAGGCCCTCCGGGCAGTTTCCCTTCGGTCTTTCTTGCCTTTCGGCGTTTCCAACTCTACCAGATCCTTTTCCCGCCCCCCGGTCTCCCGGGATTCGGACCTTCAGATCCAGCGGCCAGTTGGACCGGCCTTTCGCCTTTCGGCTGCTCCGACCTTATCAGAGATTCTGAGTCGGAATTTCCCGCCCGTTTGGTTCACCGTGATCCGACACATGAATGTGTGGGGTTCCCCCTGGGCGGAGCCGTAAACCTACTGCGCCGAGCGCCCGGATGCAAATCGAGGCGCTCGGCACAGAGAAGGACCACGTCAGACCGGTTGCGGCGAGGTCAGACCTCGACCACGACCGGAAGGATCATGGGGCGGCGGCGATAGGTGTCGGACACCCACTTGCCCACCGTGCGGCGGATGAGCTGCTGGAGCTGGTGGGGCTCCGCGACCCCGTCTGCCGCCGACTTGGCGAGGGCTTCCTCGACCTTGGGCAGCACCCCGCCGAAGTTGGAGTCGTCGATACCGGAGCCCCGGGCCTGGAGATGGGGACCGCCGACGATCTTGCCCGTGGTGGAGTCGACCACGACGAAGATCGAGATGATGCCCTCGTCGCCGAGGATGCGCCGGTCCTTGAGGGATGCCTCGGTGACATCGCCGACCGAGAGGCCGTCGACGTAGACATAGCCCGCCTGGACCTTGCCGACGATACGGGCCCTGCCGTCCACCAGATCGACCACGACACCGTCCTCGGCGATGACGATGTGGTCCTTCGGGACCCCTGTCAACGCTCCCAGCTCGGCGTTCGCGCGCAGATGGCGCCATTCGCCGTGCACCGGCATCAGGTTCTTCGGCTTGCAGATGTTGTAGAAGTACAGCAGCTCGCCGGCCGAGGCGTGGCCCGAGACATGGACCTTGGCGTTGCCCTTGTGCACCACGTTGGCGCCCCAGCGGGTCAGCCCGTTGATCACCCGGTAGACCGCGTTCTCGTTCCCTGGGATGAGGGACGAGGCCAGGATGACCGTGTCACCCGGGACGATGCGGATCTGGTGGTCGCGGTTGGCCATCCGGGAGAGCGCGGCCATCGGCTCGCCCTGGGACCCCGTGCAGACGAGCACCACTTCGTGGTCCGGCAGGTCGTCGAGGGTCTTGACGTCCACGACGAGCCCGGCGGGGACCCGGAGGTAGCCGAGGTCGCGGGCGATGCCCATGTTGCGGACCATGGAACGGCCGACGAAGGCCACCCGGCGTCCGTACTCATGAGCGGCGTCGAGGATCTGCTGGATGCGGTGGACATGGCTCGCGAAGCTCGCCACGATGATCCGCTTCTGGGCGTTCGCGAAGACCTGGCGGAGCACGTTCGAGATATCGCGCTCCGGCGGGACGAAGCCGGGGACCTCGGCATTGGTCGAGTCGGAGAGCAGCAGGTCGATGCCCTCCTCGCTGAGGCGGGCGAAGGCGTGGAGGTCGGTCAGCCGGCCGTCGAGCGGGAGCTGGTCCATCTTGAAGTCGCCGGTGTGGACCGCCATGCCCGCGGGGGTGCGGATGGCGACGGCCAGGGCGTCCGGGATGGAGTGGTTGACCGCGATGAACTCGCAGTCGAAGGGGCCGATCCGCTCACGGTTCCCCTCCGCGACCTCCAGGGTGTACGGGCGGATGCGGTGCTCCTGGAGCTTCGCCTCGATGAGGGCGAGCGTCAGCTTGGAGCCGATCAGCGGGATGTCGGGCTTCAGCCGGAGCAGATAGGGGACACCGCCGATGTGGTCCTCGTGACCGTGGGTGAGGACGATGCCTTCGACATCGTCCAGCCGGTCCCGGATGGTGGTGAAGTCCGGAAGGATCAGGTCGATTCCGGGCTGCTCGTCCTCGGGGAAGAGGACTCCGCAGTCGACGATGAGCAGACGGCCGTCGTATTCGAAGACCGTCATGTTTCGGCCGATCTCTCCGAGACCGCCGAGCGGGGTGACGCGCAGGCCGCCCTTGCGCAGCTTCGGCGGGGCGCCGAGTTCTGGATGCGGATGACTCAAAAGACTCTCCTCACCACGTACGCCACGTGCCGCTGGGGCACGTGGCGTACGTGACATTCGTGCACTTGCTGGGGGGGTTCCCTGTCCGGCCGTCCTCCGGTGGACAGGGTCAGGTATTCAGTTCGCCGAACTTCCGATCGACTTTCAATTGTCTATTCAGTTGTGAAGTCTGTGGTCAGAGCTGCACTCCGCCTGCGGCGAGGTCGGCGCGGAGCCGGTCCGTCTCCTCGGGGGACAGCTCGGTCAGGGGCAGCCGGACGGGACCGGACGGCAGGCCCTGGAGGGCGAGGGCGGCCTTGGTCGTCATGACGCCCTGGGTGCGGAACATCCCGGTGTAGACGGGCAGCAGCCGCTGGTGGATCTCCGTGGCCTTGCGGACGTCGCCGCCGAGGTGGGCGTCGAGCAGGGCGCGCAGCTCCGGGGAGGCGACATGGCCGACGACGGAGACGAAGCCGACGGCGCCGATGGAGAGCAGCGGGAGGTTGAGCATGTCGTCGCCGGAGTACCAGGCGAGGCCGCTGCGGGCGATGGCCCAGCCGGCCCGGCCGAGGTCGCCCTTGGCGTCCTTGTTGGCGACGATGCGGGGGTGCTCGGCGAGGCGGACGAGGGTTTCGGTGTCGATGGGGACACCGCTGCGGCCGGGGATGTCGTAGAGCATCACGGGCAGCCCGGTGGCGTCGGCGACGGCCGTGAAGTGGCGGCGCAGGCCCTCTTGCGGGGGCTTGTTGTAGTACGGGGTGACGACGAGCAGGCCGTGCGCGCCAGCGCGTTCGGCGGCGCGGGCCAGCTCGATGCTGTGGCGGGTGTCGTTGGTCCCGACGCCGGCGACGATATGGGCCCGGTCTCCGACGGCCTCCAGGACGGCCCGGACGAGCCGGTCTTTCTCCGCGTCGCTGGTGGTCGGGGACTCGCCGGTGGTGCCGTTGACGATCAGGCCGTCGTTTCCGGCGTCGACGAGGTGGGTGGCGAGGCGCTGCGCGCCGTCGAGATCAAGCGCGCCGTCCGCCGTGAAGGGGGTGACCATCGCGGTGAGAAGCCGCCCGAACGGGGTCTGCGGGGTGGAGATCGGAGCCATGGGTTACACGCTACTCGTTGCTCAGCACGCTGTGCCCCCTCCCGGACGTGACGTACGTCGTGGGATGAGCGGGATGCGGAGCCCGGCACTGCCTGCTCGGGGGTTCAAGCAGTGCCGGGTCCGTCTGATCAGCCTAGATGAACTTCATGAAATACCGCAATGCGGACACTTATCGTGCAATTCCACCCTTTGCTACGAGAAGGCCGCCGGGCAGCGTCAGGGGGCGATACGGCCGTTCGCGTTGAACGCGGCGTAGGTGAGCGGCATGAGCCGGGCCCACTCCCGCTCCATCTTCTCCCCGACCATCTCGATCTCCCGCTGCGGGAAGGACGGCACCTTGGCCTGCTCGTGCTGGGTGCGCAGGCCGAGGAAGTGCATCAGCGAGCGGGCGTTGCAGGTCGCGTACATGGAGGAGAAGAGTCCGACGGGAAGGACCGAGCGGGCCACCTCGCGGGCGATGCCCGCGGCCAGCATCTCCTGGTAGGTCTCGTACGAGCGCCGATAGGAGTCGATCATGGCGTCGGAGACGACCTTGTGCTGCTCCGGGCTGCCGTCGACGAAGACGTACTTGCCGGGGCGGCCCTCCTGGACCAGCTTGCGGTCCTGGCCGGGAACGTAGAACACCGGTTCGAGCTCCCGGTAGCGGCCCGACTCCTCGTTGTAGGACCAGCCCACGCGGTGCCGCATGAACTCACGGAAGACAAGGATCGGGGCGCTGATGAAGAACGTCATCGAGTTGTGCTCGAAGGGGCTGCCGTGGCGGTCCCGCATCAGATAGTTGATCAGGCCCTTGGAGCGCTCGGGGTCCTTCTGGAGCTCTTCGAGGGACTGCTCACCCGCGGTGGAGACCCGGGCCGCCCACAGCACGTCGCTGTCCGCCGCGGTGTGCTTCACCAGCTCGACGGTGACATCGCTGCGGAAACTGGGCGTCACGGTCTGGGCGGGGGTGTCGGTCACCGGGTGGGTCCTTCCAACGGCTGAGCGGGCGCGGACCACTCTAGTCCACCCCTCAGGTCTGCTCCCCTTCCTCCCTGACCCTCCCCTCTCGGCCATTTCTGTCCTGTTTCGACTGGTTCCACGGAATGCGGCACCAAAACAGCCTTCCGTGCGTCTGTACGAGTAACGAAGTCCCGCATCCGAAGGAGAGTGCCCCGATGTCCCGCCGGCGAGAAGCCGTTCCGTTCGCGTTCGTCGCTCACGCGGAGGCCGACAGCTTCGACAGCAATGTCGCCCCGCCGCCACGGGTGCGGGCGACGCCGTCCCAGCTCGCCGCCCGTACGCTGGTCGGCCTCACCGTCACCGCGGGGCTGGTCGGGGCGCTGCTGTTCGGGCTGCCCGCCATGGAGTCCGGCCAGGCGCCGGACCGGGGTGGCCAGTCCGAGGCGACCGAGCGTCGCTGAACTCGTACGGCCCCCCTGGGGTGGTCGCCCGATATATGCATCGGTAGCCTCACCCGTCACAGCAACCGATCGAGTGTGCTGGTGAGTGAGGATCAGTCGTGCCCCTGCCCTTTCTGACGGCCGACCGTACGTTTGACGCGGACGACGCGAACGACACGAACACAGACGGCGTCGCCCTGCCCTTCGACGACCACGACCAGTGGCGCCGTCCGTACCGCCCGGGTCCCTGGCGGGTGGGGGCGAGCGCGGTCCTGCTGCTGCTCGCCTCGTTCGTCCTGCTCGCCGCGGTGATCACCGCTGTCGCCGGGGCGTTCTCGGGGGCCGTGGTCTGCGCGGTCTTCGCCCTGACCCTGATCGCCCTCGCCCTGCGGCTGCTGCGGGCGGGCGTCTGGGTGAGCCGCCACGGTCTGCGCCGGGTCGCGCTGCTCTCCACGTCGACGGTGCCCTGGGGCCGGATCTCCGCCGTGCGGACCGCTCAGCAGCCGGTGCGGTGGCTGGGGCTGCCGCGTACGGTGCAGGGCCAGGCGCTGCTGCTCGTACGGCAGGGCAAGAGCGAGCCGCTGCCGCTGCTGACCGACCACAACGGGGACTTCCTGGGCCGGGTGGAAGCCTTCGACCGGGCCACGGACACCCTGGAGGCATGGGCCTCGGAGTACCGGACCCCCTGACCCTTCCCGGCCGGACCGGCCGCCCGCGGCGACACCCCCGGTCCCGGGCCTTCGTACCTCGTGTACGGGCC
The nucleotide sequence above comes from Streptomyces clavuligerus. Encoded proteins:
- a CDS encoding ribonuclease J yields the protein MSHPHPELGAPPKLRKGGLRVTPLGGLGEIGRNMTVFEYDGRLLIVDCGVLFPEDEQPGIDLILPDFTTIRDRLDDVEGIVLTHGHEDHIGGVPYLLRLKPDIPLIGSKLTLALIEAKLQEHRIRPYTLEVAEGNRERIGPFDCEFIAVNHSIPDALAVAIRTPAGMAVHTGDFKMDQLPLDGRLTDLHAFARLSEEGIDLLLSDSTNAEVPGFVPPERDISNVLRQVFANAQKRIIVASFASHVHRIQQILDAAHEYGRRVAFVGRSMVRNMGIARDLGYLRVPAGLVVDVKTLDDLPDHEVVLVCTGSQGEPMAALSRMANRDHQIRIVPGDTVILASSLIPGNENAVYRVINGLTRWGANVVHKGNAKVHVSGHASAGELLYFYNICKPKNLMPVHGEWRHLRANAELGALTGVPKDHIVIAEDGVVVDLVDGRARIVGKVQAGYVYVDGLSVGDVTEASLKDRRILGDEGIISIFVVVDSTTGKIVGGPHLQARGSGIDDSNFGGVLPKVEEALAKSAADGVAEPHQLQQLIRRTVGKWVSDTYRRRPMILPVVVEV
- the dapA gene encoding 4-hydroxy-tetrahydrodipicolinate synthase, producing the protein MAPISTPQTPFGRLLTAMVTPFTADGALDLDGAQRLATHLVDAGNDGLIVNGTTGESPTTSDAEKDRLVRAVLEAVGDRAHIVAGVGTNDTRHSIELARAAERAGAHGLLVVTPYYNKPPQEGLRRHFTAVADATGLPVMLYDIPGRSGVPIDTETLVRLAEHPRIVANKDAKGDLGRAGWAIARSGLAWYSGDDMLNLPLLSIGAVGFVSVVGHVASPELRALLDAHLGGDVRKATEIHQRLLPVYTGMFRTQGVMTTKAALALQGLPSGPVRLPLTELSPEETDRLRADLAAGGVQL
- the thyX gene encoding FAD-dependent thymidylate synthase — translated: MTDTPAQTVTPSFRSDVTVELVKHTAADSDVLWAARVSTAGEQSLEELQKDPERSKGLINYLMRDRHGSPFEHNSMTFFISAPILVFREFMRHRVGWSYNEESGRYRELEPVFYVPGQDRKLVQEGRPGKYVFVDGSPEQHKVVSDAMIDSYRRSYETYQEMLAAGIAREVARSVLPVGLFSSMYATCNARSLMHFLGLRTQHEQAKVPSFPQREIEMVGEKMEREWARLMPLTYAAFNANGRIAP